A genome region from Leptodactylus fuscus isolate aLepFus1 chromosome 6, aLepFus1.hap2, whole genome shotgun sequence includes the following:
- the ZNF574 gene encoding zinc finger protein 574, with product MTESEETVLYIEHRYVCSECGEEFPNLGDAVLHQQSHTTAAAEPQYQVVGLDTQESQYQCLECGQLLMTPGDLLAHQELHLRLLNTPKPESPKTKRAARSEIHYECPECKALFNSQDVWMAHRYTHMENQDTAQSKVVLQTEDHVLEDTLQLMCNPSAPGEVHLVAGQQHFHVPSQSSAALSHTQVLVDLEHSYKKSDGAGEDCAVEVLFYKCSECTQLFQTPGEFLDHQATHFQGQEGGQQPEASQPPADDPAGDPAQPEAPSAEEGEQMSGETSAPPEVEPGAVDAPLSCSPCGLTFKDVGELEVHQLFHQTGPFNCPLCSKVFPTPPELDEHLRSHQGESHYLCMDCGLGFASEAVLLNHRRTHLSDPLFSCECGLTFVNMTKFLYHRRQHSNKPREPAAAEEKKTTKNYTFPSPAGGFVCSCGKEFPSLPQLLRHQHFVHSLERRHKCPTCSKPFKKRSHLRNHMLTHTGERPYSCTECSKSFNSQANLLRHKLTHTGEKPHKCQVCGKAFSQSSTLQTHLFVHSKAYPYKCSECGVNFHRPYRLLMHQYHHTGEYPYKCQDCGLSFLLKRLLEVHQLGHKGDAPFRCADCGTNYPSAQRLKDHRCNRAGGGAGEKLECPVCGKKVNSDARLNAHVATQHAGTKPAHGCPGKGKQATVSPQSRQKVGAKKLECPDCHKTFSTETSLQVHRRIHTGERPYPCPVCGKAFRQSTHLKDHMRLHTGEKPFKCDVCGKAFTIAVRLSEHKRIHTGERPHTCPDCGRAYRSFSNLWKHRKLHREQALPPAAVVARESHPNDLSSTVAILETVETIPIIETVEIFPEGSTISVQDIQFETLQVENIHLGNIQIGTL from the coding sequence ATGACAGAATCGGAGGAGACCGTCCTGTACATTGAGCACCGCTACGTGTGCTCAGAATGCGGGGAGGAATTTCCCAACCTGGGGGACGCCGTCCTGCACCAGCAAAGCCACACCACAGCCGCCGCTGAGCCCCAGTACCAGGTTGTGGGACTCGACACTCAGGAAAGCCAATACCAGTGCCTGGAATGTGGGCAACTGCTGATGACGCCCGGGGACCTGCTCGCCCACCAGGAGCTCCACCTCAGGTTACTGAATACACCCAAGCCTGAGAGCCCCAAAACCAAGCGAGCGGCCCGCAGCGAGATCCACTATGAGTGCCCCGAATGCAAAGCTTTGTTCAACAGCCAGGACGTCTGGATGGCCCATAGGTACACGCACATGGAGAACCAGGACACTGCACAGTCCAAGGTTGTCCTGCAGACAGAAGATCATGTCCTGGAGGATACGCTGCAGCTCATGTGCAACCCTTCTGCTCCTGGCGAGGTGCATCTTGTGGCCGGTCAGCAGCATTTCCATGTTCCCAGCCAGTCGTCGGCCGCGTTGTCGCACACTCAGGTGCTTGTGGACTTGGAGCACTCGTACAAGAAGAGCGATGGGGCGGGGGAGGATTGTGCGGTAGAGGTTTTATTCTATAAGTGTTCAGAGTGCACTCAGCTTTTCCAAACCCCTGGAGAATTCCTGGATCATCAGGCTACACATTTCCAAGGGCAGGAGGGGGGTCAACAACCTGAGGCCTCTCAGCCCCCCGCAGATGACCCGGCAGGTGACCCGGCACAACCagaggcccccagtgctgaggAAGGTGAACAGATGAGTGGTGAGACCTCTGCTCCTCCCGAAGTAGAGCCGGGGGCAGTGGACGCCCCTCTGTCCTGCTCTCCATGTGGATTGACTTTTAAGGATGTCGGTGAGCTGGAGGTCCATCAGCTTTTTCATCAGACCGGCCCCTTTAATTGTCCACTGTGCAGTAAAGTATTCCCTACCCCCCCGGAGTTGGATGAGCACCTCCGATCCCATCAGGGAGAGTCCCATTACCTGTGTATGGATTGCGGGCTGGGTTTTGCCAGTGAGGCCGTCCTCCTCAATCACCGCCGCACCCACCTCTCGGACCCCCTGTTCTCCTGTGAGTGCGGACTGACCTTTGTTAATATGACTAAATTCTTGTATCACCGACGTCAGCACAGCAACAAACCTCGGGAGCCGGCGGCCGCTGAGGAGAAGAAGACGACGAAGAACTACACCTTCCCGAGCCCGGCCGGGGGCTTCGTGTGCTCCTGCGGTAAAGAGTTCCCCTCACTTCCACAGTTGTTGCGCCACCAGCACTTTGTGCATTCGCTAGAGAGGAGACACAAGTGCCCGACGTGTAGCAAGCCCTTCAAAAAGCGTTCACACCTGCGAAACCACATGCTGACGCACACGGGGGAGCGACCCTACTCCTGTACCGAGTGCAGCAAGTCCTTCAACTCTCAAGCCAACCTGCTGCGGCACAAGCTGACCCACACCGGGGAGAAGCCACATAAGTGCCAGGTGTGCGGTAAAGCCTTCAGTCAGTCCTCCACCCTCCAGACGCATCTGTTTGTCCACAGTAAGGCGTACCCGTACAAGTGCTCGGAATGTGGGGTCAACTTCCACCGGCCCTACCGCCTGCTCATGCATCAGTACCATCACACGGGCGAGTATCCCTACAAGTGTCAGGACTGCGGCCTTTCCTTCCTGCTCAAGAGACTGCTGGAGGTCCATCAGCTCGGGCATAAAGGGGACGCGCCGTTTCGGTGTGCGGACTGCGGCACCAACTATCCCAGTGCCCAGAGGTTAAAGGATCACCGGTGCAATCGAGCGGGAGGTGGCGCTGGCGAGAAACTGGAGTGCCCCGTGTGCGGCAAGAAAGTGAATTCTGATGCCCGACTGAATGCACACGTAGCAACTCAGCACGCGGGCACCAAACCTGCACATGGCTGCCCGGGCAAAGGTAAACAAGCAACAGTGTCGCCACAGAGCAGGCAGAAAGTGGGCGCCAAGAAGCTGGAGTGCCCCGACTGCCACAAAACCTTCAGTACTGAAACCTCCCTACAAGTTCACCGCAGGATCCATACTGGTGAGCGGCCGTACCCCTGCCCGGTCTGCGGCAAAGCCTTCCGACAATCCACGCACCTGAAAGATCACATGCGGctgcacacgggggagaagcccttCAAGTGTGACGTGTGTGGTAAAGCCTTCACCATCGCCGTGCGTCTGTCCGAGCATAAACGTatccacaccggggagcggcCGCACACCTGCCCGGACTGCGGACGCGCTTACCGCTCCTTCTCAAATCTGTGGAAACATCGAAAGCTGCATCGTGAGCAAGCCCTGCCCCCGGCGGCGGTGGTGGCCCGAGAGTCCCACCCCAATGACCTGTCCAGCACGGTGGCCATATTGGAGACGGTAGAGACCATTCCCATCATTGAGACGGTGGAGATCTTCCCCGAGGGCAGCACCATCAGCGTGCAGGACATCCAGTTCGAGACCTTACAGGTGGAGAATATTCATTTGGGGAACATTCAGATCGGAACCTTATGA